From the genome of Onthophagus taurus isolate NC chromosome 5, IU_Otau_3.0, whole genome shotgun sequence, one region includes:
- the LOC139429802 gene encoding uncharacterized protein has translation MEKADREFQNTRDTHIKKFEFLERRSQKKKGNSLPVETIVINRSNIPLTKDETSVLAKGLNYAIAPKKIPKEEIICEVEAAVRGMPILKAEEIRQEVTRVLKSAKPPKSNLTVGEKKALRSIKEKSEIVVLPADKGNATVVMDRKEYDDKMLNLLHPATYRKIKNPQTKS, from the coding sequence ATGGAGAAAGCTGATCGCGAATTTCAGAATACCCGTGACACGCACATCAAGAAGTTTGAATTTCTGGAACGCCGGTCGCAAAAGAAGAAAGGTAATAGTTTACCAGTAGAAACAATCGTCATTAACAGATCGAATATCCCACTAACGAAAGACGAAACCTCTGTGCTCGCCAAAGGATTGAACTACGCAATCGCCCCGAAGAAGATCCCAAAGGAGGAAATCATCTGCGAAGTGGAAGCAGCTGTTCGAGGGATGCCTATACTGAAAGCCGAAGAGATCCGACAAGAAGTTACGAGAGTACTGAAGTCAGCAAAACCACCAAAATCCAACTTGACGGTTGGTGAAAAGAAGGCACTCcgatctataaaagaaaagtcagAAATCGTCGTGTTACCAGCAGACAAGGGGAATGCCACTGTTGTTATGGACAGGAAAGAATACGACGACAAAATGTTGAACCTACTGCATCCAGCCACCTACAGGAAGATCAAGAACCCACAGACAAAATCGtaa